In the Streptomyces fradiae ATCC 10745 = DSM 40063 genome, one interval contains:
- a CDS encoding IS481 family transposase yields MPHRNAPLTETGRLRLARCVVKDGWPLRRAAERFQVSPTTAHRWAARYRAMGEAGMGDRSSRPHASPRRTPTRTERRIIKVRLIRRWGPARIAHLLDLVPSTVHRVLTRFGLARLTSLDRATGRVIRRYERDRPGELVHVDIKKLGNIPDGGGHKTLGRQAGRKTKSGVGYSYIHTAVDDHSRLAYSEILADEKRETATTFWQRAHAYFASCGITVQRVLTDNGSCYRSHAWRDALAAAGITHKRTRPYRPQTNGKVERFNRTLLDEWAYARPYRSEQERRDAFPDWLHTYNHHRGHTALAGKPPASRVPNLTGQYT; encoded by the coding sequence GTGCCCCACCGTAATGCACCCCTGACCGAGACCGGACGGCTGCGCCTGGCCCGCTGCGTGGTCAAGGACGGCTGGCCGCTTCGGCGGGCCGCCGAACGTTTCCAGGTCTCACCCACCACCGCCCATCGATGGGCTGCCCGCTACCGGGCCATGGGCGAGGCCGGGATGGGCGACCGTTCCTCCCGTCCGCACGCAAGCCCGCGCCGGACCCCGACCCGCACCGAACGCCGGATCATCAAGGTCCGCCTCATCCGCCGGTGGGGGCCGGCCCGCATCGCCCACCTCCTGGACCTGGTGCCCTCCACGGTCCACCGCGTGCTGACCCGCTTCGGGCTGGCCCGCCTGACCTCCCTGGACCGGGCCACCGGCCGTGTCATACGACGCTACGAACGCGACCGGCCCGGCGAACTCGTGCACGTCGACATCAAGAAACTCGGCAACATCCCCGACGGCGGCGGCCACAAGACCCTCGGCCGCCAAGCCGGCCGCAAGACGAAGTCCGGCGTCGGCTACAGCTACATCCACACCGCCGTCGACGACCACTCCCGTCTCGCCTACAGCGAGATCCTGGCCGACGAGAAGAGGGAGACCGCCACCACCTTCTGGCAGCGGGCCCACGCCTACTTCGCCTCATGCGGGATCACGGTGCAGCGGGTCCTGACCGACAACGGCTCGTGCTACAGATCCCACGCCTGGCGCGACGCGCTGGCGGCGGCCGGGATCACCCACAAGCGAACCCGGCCCTACCGGCCCCAGACCAACGGCAAGGTCGAACGCTTCAACCGCACCCTGCTCGACGAATGGGCCTACGCCCGCCCCTACCGCTCAGAGCAGGAACGACGCGATGCCTTCCCCGACTGGCTGCATACCTACAATCACCACCGCGGACACACCGCGCTCGCAGGCAAACCACCCGCCAGCCGCGTCCCCAACCTCACAGGGCAATACACCTAG